A genomic window from Qipengyuania oceanensis includes:
- a CDS encoding CHRD domain-containing protein, translating to MIRRLLVIATAAVALTGCETVQQTYTEAISSTYKAELRGANEVHRGDPDGSGTADISFADELKRVCWDLNDLRGLGPITGAHIHRGSAGVDGPVVLALQQATEGGWRGCSSDTSWVQRAFDEGLSNYYVNVHTAEYPKGAIRGQLRQ from the coding sequence ATGATCCGCCGACTTCTCGTCATCGCTACCGCCGCCGTTGCCCTGACCGGGTGCGAAACCGTCCAGCAAACCTATACCGAGGCGATCTCGTCGACCTACAAGGCAGAACTGCGCGGTGCCAACGAAGTGCATCGCGGCGATCCCGACGGGTCGGGTACGGCAGATATCAGCTTCGCCGATGAATTGAAGCGCGTGTGCTGGGACTTGAACGACCTGCGCGGCCTCGGACCGATCACCGGGGCGCATATCCATCGCGGGTCCGCAGGCGTCGACGGCCCGGTCGTACTGGCGTTGCAGCAGGCGACCGAAGGCGGCTGGCGCGGTTGCAGCAGCGACACCTCCTGGGTCCAGCGGGCTTTCGATGAAGGCCTGTCGAACTATTACGTGAACGTCCACACCGCCGAATATCCGAAGGGCGCCATTCGCGGCCAGCTTCGCCAGTAA
- a CDS encoding class I adenylate-forming enzyme family protein: MGDTPSAAMLAEPFGDFPKIIARWAAAQPDKPALRDDAGELNWGELGDRVERIAARLQETGLAKGQSVAILGLSSIPYALVFLAAVRAGGVAAPLTTSASREQLAGMLADSGADHLFVTRARLAELNAGSDQDFGSGVPHRVILDEELDSWMAKPGTTAAPFDPGPKDDFNIIYSSGTTGIPKGIVHSHQMRWRQFAFTAASWLESAAEIRSLASTPLYSNTTMVAFLAPLLAGGTVRVMGKFDTARWLQYAQDEKVTVTMLVPVQYQRLMDFDGFDDFDLSALRVKYCTSAPFSAQLKREVLDRMPGTLVEIYSMTEGGVVCLLAAHEFPDKLHTVGRPAPGSELKVLDDEDNEVPPGTPGNLVGLSQTMMAGYKNQPGKTREGYWTHPETGQAWQRMGDIGRIDEDGFVELVGRSKDMIISGGFNIFPSDLEAELEKEDAVAEAAVIGVPSRRWGETPVGFVTLKDRTADPAEVMAAVNGRLGKTQRLAALHAIDEMPRSHIGKLLKTELRELAATLDPVE, encoded by the coding sequence ATGGGAGATACACCGAGCGCCGCCATGCTCGCCGAGCCCTTCGGCGACTTTCCGAAAATCATCGCCCGCTGGGCCGCAGCGCAGCCCGACAAGCCCGCCCTGCGCGACGACGCGGGCGAGCTGAACTGGGGCGAGCTGGGCGACCGGGTCGAACGCATCGCCGCGCGCCTGCAGGAAACCGGCCTTGCGAAGGGTCAGTCGGTCGCGATCCTCGGTCTATCGTCGATCCCCTATGCCCTCGTGTTCCTGGCCGCGGTCCGCGCGGGCGGGGTGGCCGCCCCGCTCACGACCAGCGCCAGCCGCGAGCAGCTTGCCGGTATGCTGGCCGACAGCGGAGCGGATCACCTGTTTGTCACGCGCGCCCGCCTTGCCGAACTCAATGCCGGCTCGGACCAGGATTTCGGATCGGGCGTGCCGCACCGCGTGATTCTCGATGAAGAGCTGGATAGCTGGATGGCGAAGCCGGGGACCACGGCCGCGCCGTTCGATCCCGGCCCGAAGGACGACTTCAACATCATCTACTCCTCGGGCACGACCGGCATTCCCAAGGGCATCGTGCATTCGCACCAGATGCGCTGGCGGCAATTCGCCTTCACGGCGGCGAGCTGGCTCGAAAGCGCTGCGGAAATCCGCAGCCTCGCATCCACCCCGCTCTATTCGAACACGACCATGGTCGCCTTCCTCGCGCCGCTGCTGGCGGGCGGGACCGTGCGCGTGATGGGCAAGTTCGACACGGCGCGGTGGCTGCAATACGCGCAGGACGAGAAGGTGACCGTCACCATGCTCGTGCCGGTCCAGTACCAGCGGCTGATGGATTTCGACGGCTTCGACGATTTCGACCTGTCCGCCCTGCGCGTCAAATACTGCACCTCGGCACCGTTTTCCGCGCAGCTCAAGCGCGAGGTGCTCGACCGGATGCCGGGTACGCTGGTGGAGATCTACTCGATGACCGAGGGCGGCGTGGTCTGCCTGCTCGCCGCGCATGAGTTCCCGGACAAGTTGCACACCGTGGGGCGGCCTGCGCCGGGGAGCGAGCTCAAAGTGCTCGACGACGAGGACAACGAGGTGCCGCCGGGTACGCCGGGCAATCTCGTCGGCCTCTCGCAGACGATGATGGCCGGCTACAAGAACCAGCCGGGCAAGACCCGCGAGGGCTACTGGACCCACCCCGAGACCGGGCAGGCCTGGCAGCGGATGGGCGATATCGGCCGCATCGACGAGGACGGCTTCGTCGAACTGGTCGGCCGTTCCAAGGACATGATCATTTCCGGCGGGTTCAACATCTTCCCATCCGATCTCGAGGCGGAACTGGAGAAGGAAGACGCGGTCGCCGAAGCCGCCGTGATCGGCGTGCCCTCGCGGCGCTGGGGCGAAACGCCGGTCGGTTTCGTGACCTTGAAGGATCGGACGGCAGACCCGGCCGAGGTCATGGCGGCGGTGAACGGTCGGCTCGGCAAGACACAGCGGCTGGCCGCGCTCCACGCGATCGACGAGATGCCGCGCAGCCATATCGGCAAGCTGCTGAAAACGGAGCTGCGCGAACTGGCGGCCACGCTCGATCCGGTGGAATAA
- the tldD gene encoding metalloprotease TldD, whose amino-acid sequence MTTADPAIHLYDPSRLSPDEAQALTSRLLAECDDGELYLQFSASESFTFDDGRLKTADYSRDSGFGLRGVSGEMTGFAHANEISAAAIARAGETLRLLDPTAQQMAAPPQRSNRHLYTADNPLDSLGFAEKVRLLETIDATARARDPRVAQVTASLTAEWNVIEIIRPDGYRAQDIRPLIRLNVSIVAEANGRRERGTFGCGGRYLYDRIIDESVWMRAVDEALAQALVNLESEAAPAGEMTVLLGPGWPGVLLHEAVGHGLEGDFNRKGTSAFSGRIGERVAAPGVTVVDDGTIAARRGSLTIDDEGTPTTETVLIEDGILKGYMQDRLNARLMGMEPTGNGRRQSYAHAPMPRMTNTFMRSGTDDPEELLSRVDKGIFAKSFGGGQVDIVSGKFTFSCTEAYKVEKGRIGAPIKGATLIGDGPSVLTRVIGIGNDLALDEGIGMCGKAGQGVPAGVGQPTLLINGLTVGGTA is encoded by the coding sequence ATGACCACAGCCGATCCTGCAATCCATCTCTACGATCCCTCGCGCCTTTCGCCCGACGAGGCGCAGGCGCTGACGTCACGGCTGCTGGCCGAATGCGACGACGGCGAACTCTACCTCCAGTTCAGTGCGAGCGAGAGCTTCACCTTCGACGACGGGCGACTGAAGACCGCGGACTACTCGCGCGATTCGGGCTTCGGCCTGCGCGGCGTGTCGGGAGAGATGACCGGCTTTGCCCATGCCAACGAAATCAGCGCGGCCGCGATCGCGCGGGCTGGCGAGACCCTCCGGCTGCTCGACCCGACGGCGCAGCAGATGGCCGCGCCGCCCCAGCGGTCCAACCGGCATCTCTACACCGCCGACAATCCGCTCGATTCGCTGGGCTTCGCCGAGAAGGTCAGGCTGCTTGAGACGATCGATGCGACGGCCCGCGCGCGCGATCCCCGGGTGGCGCAGGTAACCGCCAGCCTCACCGCCGAGTGGAACGTGATCGAGATCATCCGCCCGGACGGATACCGGGCGCAGGATATCCGCCCTCTCATTCGCCTCAACGTTTCGATCGTGGCCGAGGCAAACGGCCGGCGCGAACGCGGCACCTTCGGTTGCGGCGGCCGCTATCTCTACGACCGGATCATCGACGAGAGCGTGTGGATGCGCGCAGTCGACGAAGCCCTGGCGCAGGCATTGGTGAACCTCGAGAGCGAAGCGGCGCCCGCGGGCGAAATGACCGTCCTGCTCGGGCCCGGGTGGCCCGGCGTGCTCCTCCACGAGGCAGTCGGACACGGGCTCGAAGGCGATTTCAACCGCAAGGGCACGAGCGCCTTCAGCGGACGGATCGGTGAACGCGTGGCCGCGCCCGGCGTGACCGTCGTCGATGACGGGACCATCGCCGCGCGGCGCGGATCGCTCACCATCGATGACGAGGGCACGCCGACCACGGAAACGGTCCTTATCGAAGACGGTATCCTCAAAGGATACATGCAGGACCGCTTGAATGCGCGCCTGATGGGTATGGAGCCGACCGGCAATGGCCGCCGGCAAAGCTATGCCCATGCCCCCATGCCGCGGATGACCAACACCTTCATGCGCTCCGGCACCGACGATCCGGAAGAACTTCTCTCCCGCGTCGACAAGGGGATTTTCGCCAAGAGCTTCGGCGGCGGCCAGGTCGATATCGTGTCGGGCAAGTTCACTTTCAGCTGCACCGAGGCCTATAAGGTCGAAAAGGGCAGGATCGGCGCGCCGATCAAGGGGGCGACGCTGATCGGCGACGGACCGAGTGTGCTCACCAGGGTCATCGGGATCGGCAACGACCTTGCGCTTGATGAGGGCATCGGCATGTGCGGAAAGGCCGGACAAGGCGTCCCGGCGGGGGTCGGCCAGCCGACCCTGCTGATCAACGGATTGACGGTCGGCGGGACCGCCTGA
- a CDS encoding UrcA family protein, which translates to MRNLFMPVLAATVVAIAAPAAAKPERVEIQIDHADLDLTKTADLAVLEKRIASAVDKACTYRSVAIPGGKAVDRECVAGATRQALAQLEQRRTNRVASAN; encoded by the coding sequence ATGCGTAACCTCTTCATGCCCGTTCTCGCCGCAACCGTCGTTGCGATCGCTGCTCCGGCAGCGGCGAAGCCCGAGCGCGTCGAAATCCAGATCGATCACGCCGATCTCGACCTGACCAAGACCGCAGACCTCGCCGTCCTCGAGAAGCGGATCGCCAGCGCGGTCGACAAGGCCTGCACCTATCGCTCGGTAGCGATCCCCGGCGGCAAGGCCGTCGATCGCGAGTGCGTCGCTGGTGCCACCCGCCAAGCGCTCGCACAGCTGGAACAGCGGCGCACCAACCGGGTCGCCAGCGCGAACTGA
- a CDS encoding DUF4402 domain-containing protein has translation MVFSFAWANPAQAQAQRSVDVRLAIFGELTITKVNDLDFGNIVAPVTGTVLMTATASPTCTASAGLVQSGVCQPAEFGGRGETGRIVRIKKPPSNKITLTGPGANMTITSLVLNGSPDLTLVQATSGYSRFRINSPTGIFEFRIGGTLNVGANQAPGVYTGTFQVDIQYN, from the coding sequence GTGGTTTTTTCCTTCGCGTGGGCAAATCCGGCACAGGCGCAGGCCCAGAGATCGGTCGATGTGCGGCTGGCGATCTTCGGCGAACTGACGATCACCAAAGTCAACGACCTCGATTTCGGCAATATCGTCGCGCCGGTTACCGGCACGGTACTGATGACCGCGACCGCCAGTCCGACCTGCACCGCGAGCGCGGGCCTGGTCCAGTCCGGCGTGTGCCAGCCGGCCGAGTTCGGCGGCCGCGGCGAGACGGGCCGAATCGTCCGCATCAAGAAACCGCCCAGCAACAAGATCACGCTGACCGGGCCCGGTGCCAACATGACGATCACCAGCCTGGTCCTCAATGGCAGTCCCGACCTGACTCTCGTCCAGGCGACCAGCGGCTACAGCCGCTTCCGGATCAATTCACCGACCGGTATCTTCGAGTTCCGGATCGGCGGAACGCTCAATGTCGGGGCAAACCAGGCCCCGGGCGTCTACACCGGCACGTTCCAGGTCGATATCCAGTACAACTGA
- a CDS encoding DUF4402 domain-containing protein → MTIGSGPALDRGMASLAAAVLAMAPLAAIAQDSDSDAVVAVVLPQTLEVIEDLDFGPLVDAGSGGTLVVDGTTNLVTTGGTVTSVGGSAHRATFRSRWPLGTVLFYGGDPSVTLTRIGGTEQMTATLLYSRGTGLANGPIFTSVRATALEQYYHAGGILFVSAGQAPGVYEGTFNFGIDNF, encoded by the coding sequence ATGACTATCGGATCCGGTCCGGCGCTCGACAGGGGGATGGCCAGTCTGGCTGCAGCCGTCCTGGCGATGGCACCGCTTGCGGCCATTGCGCAGGATAGCGATTCCGACGCGGTGGTGGCGGTCGTTCTGCCGCAGACGCTCGAAGTGATCGAGGATCTCGATTTCGGGCCGCTCGTCGATGCGGGTTCCGGCGGCACGCTCGTGGTCGACGGGACGACGAATCTCGTGACGACCGGGGGCACGGTCACTTCCGTCGGGGGATCGGCGCACCGCGCCACGTTCCGCTCGCGCTGGCCGCTGGGCACGGTGCTGTTCTACGGCGGCGATCCGAGCGTTACGCTGACGCGCATCGGCGGAACGGAACAGATGACGGCGACGCTGCTCTATTCGCGCGGCACGGGCCTCGCGAACGGGCCGATCTTCACATCGGTCAGGGCCACCGCGCTCGAGCAATATTACCATGCCGGCGGGATCCTGTTCGTGTCGGCGGGGCAGGCCCCCGGCGTCTACGAAGGGACGTTCAATTTCGGGATCGACAATTTCTGA
- a CDS encoding alkene reductase: MTHSTPTKTELAPLFDPVRIGAFEAPNRIFMAPLTRSRSDAKVNTQTGLHALYYAQRAGAGLIVSEATQISQQGQGYAWTPGIFTDEQVESWKPVTDAVHNAGGRIFCQLWHVGAVSHPVFQPDGKQPVSSSAWTPEGEAFVGDRHPDGPQVPFQEARALTTDEICQVLDDYHHAARCAAAAGFDGVELHAANGYLIDQFMRSGVNKRDDDYGGSLENRLRLLGGAIEAVTAELPADRVGVRLTPIGGAGGSADEKPEETYPAAAKLLAGRGLAYLHVVRATDHGGADGEKNEGDQILHDMRAAFDGPFIANGNISPELGATWIADGHADAIAFGRMFLANPDLPERIAQDGPYNEDNPDTYYGGGMEGYTDYPALEKVDDPLPC; encoded by the coding sequence ATGACACATTCCACCCCGACCAAGACCGAACTCGCCCCGCTGTTCGATCCCGTTCGCATCGGTGCATTCGAAGCGCCCAACCGTATCTTCATGGCGCCGCTCACCCGTTCGCGCTCGGATGCGAAGGTCAACACGCAGACAGGGCTCCACGCCCTCTATTACGCGCAGCGCGCAGGCGCGGGACTGATCGTGTCGGAAGCGACGCAGATCAGCCAGCAGGGACAGGGCTATGCCTGGACGCCGGGCATCTTCACCGATGAGCAAGTCGAAAGCTGGAAGCCGGTGACCGACGCGGTCCACAATGCGGGCGGGCGCATCTTCTGCCAGCTCTGGCACGTCGGCGCGGTCAGCCACCCGGTTTTCCAGCCGGACGGAAAGCAGCCGGTCTCGTCAAGCGCGTGGACGCCGGAAGGCGAAGCCTTCGTCGGCGATCGCCATCCCGATGGTCCGCAAGTTCCCTTCCAGGAAGCGCGGGCGCTGACGACCGACGAAATCTGCCAGGTGCTGGACGATTACCACCATGCCGCGCGCTGCGCCGCCGCCGCCGGCTTCGACGGCGTCGAGCTCCACGCCGCGAACGGCTACCTGATCGACCAGTTCATGCGGTCGGGCGTCAACAAGCGCGACGACGACTATGGCGGGAGCCTCGAAAACCGGCTCCGCCTGCTCGGCGGGGCGATCGAGGCGGTGACTGCAGAACTTCCGGCGGATCGCGTCGGCGTGCGCCTGACCCCGATCGGCGGGGCGGGAGGCAGCGCTGACGAGAAGCCGGAAGAAACCTATCCCGCTGCTGCCAAATTGCTCGCCGGACGAGGCTTGGCCTATCTGCACGTCGTGCGCGCGACCGATCACGGCGGTGCGGACGGCGAGAAAAACGAAGGCGACCAGATCCTCCACGACATGCGCGCCGCTTTCGACGGTCCGTTCATCGCCAACGGCAATATCTCGCCCGAACTCGGCGCCACATGGATCGCCGACGGCCATGCCGATGCCATCGCTTTCGGGCGCATGTTCCTCGCCAATCCCGACCTGCCGGAACGGATCGCGCAGGACGGTCCCTATAACGAGGACAACCCCGACACATATTACGGTGGCGGCATGGAGGGCTACACCGACTATCCCGCGCTGGAGAAGGTGGACGATCCGCTGCCGTGCTGA
- a CDS encoding zinc-finger domain-containing protein: MSIPPPETTLVETRRVSCDGAGGIRGGKAYRPAALGHPRVFLEIDEHGYVDCGYCDRRFILKGGPADGADQSELRDISSSAS; the protein is encoded by the coding sequence ATGAGCATCCCTCCGCCCGAGACGACCCTGGTCGAAACCCGCCGCGTCAGCTGTGACGGAGCCGGCGGCATCCGTGGCGGCAAAGCCTACCGGCCGGCCGCGCTCGGCCACCCGCGCGTTTTCCTCGAAATCGACGAACACGGCTACGTCGATTGCGGATATTGCGACCGGCGCTTCATCCTGAAGGGCGGCCCTGCCGACGGGGCCGACCAGTCGGAACTGCGCGACATCTCCTCCTCGGCCAGCTGA
- a CDS encoding endonuclease III domain-containing protein: protein MQFDLGPDPRSEILRRLQPLLVQRFGRIERAAAEWRKPEWVLVQGVIGARTKSPVSNAATDRLFARYGSWEAVAEAPLEELQAELATQTYPNIAAERLKASLTALIERRGSVDLAHLAGMETAAAMRWLEQLPGIGRKIAAGVMNASTLDRRAIVLDGHHTRILQRMGLVPPKATTDRAFDAIMPAMPPEWSASDYDEHHLLMKKLGQSYCRPSHLECGQCPAQALCETGRTRLAT, encoded by the coding sequence ATGCAGTTCGATCTCGGTCCCGATCCGCGCAGCGAGATACTGCGCAGGCTGCAACCCCTGCTCGTGCAGCGTTTCGGGCGGATCGAACGGGCGGCGGCCGAATGGCGCAAGCCGGAATGGGTGCTGGTGCAAGGCGTCATTGGCGCGCGGACCAAGTCACCCGTCTCCAACGCGGCGACCGATCGCCTGTTTGCCAGATACGGCTCCTGGGAGGCGGTAGCCGAGGCGCCGCTCGAAGAACTCCAGGCCGAGCTGGCGACCCAAACCTATCCCAACATCGCCGCCGAGCGGTTGAAAGCCAGTCTGACCGCATTGATCGAGCGGCGCGGATCGGTCGACCTGGCGCATCTCGCCGGGATGGAGACGGCGGCGGCGATGCGATGGCTCGAGCAGCTTCCCGGCATCGGGCGCAAGATCGCGGCTGGCGTGATGAATGCCTCGACTCTCGATCGGCGTGCGATCGTGCTCGACGGGCATCACACCCGCATCCTCCAGCGCATGGGACTGGTCCCGCCCAAGGCAACGACCGACCGGGCGTTCGACGCGATCATGCCCGCCATGCCGCCTGAGTGGTCGGCATCCGATTACGACGAGCATCATTTGCTGATGAAGAAGCTCGGCCAGAGCTACTGCCGGCCGAGCCATCTCGAATGCGGGCAGTGCCCGGCCCAGGCCTTGTGCGAGACAGGCCGGACGCGGCTGGCGACGTAG
- a CDS encoding ZIP family metal transporter — protein sequence MVLMLTVVLVVSGALIIGAAWGIYGTLKPQTEGFLVALAGGALLLSVVTELIQPSIDKSSVYHAMLGVAAGAIVFSAVDYLIDEKWGSDSGGGLLAAITLDGIPENLALGVALIGAGSLEVAALAGSILLSNLPEAAGGARQMAQGGKSKGKILLLWVATAALLSAAAIVGNLALEGVGEEVLALIRCFAAGAVIASLATEVFPQAYKEDHHLAGIATALGVILALVLGSLAGG from the coding sequence ATGGTGCTGATGTTGACCGTCGTGCTGGTGGTGTCGGGTGCGCTGATAATCGGCGCGGCCTGGGGCATTTACGGCACGCTGAAGCCGCAGACCGAGGGCTTCCTGGTCGCGCTGGCCGGCGGTGCGCTGCTGCTGTCGGTGGTCACCGAACTTATTCAGCCGAGCATCGACAAGAGCTCCGTCTACCACGCGATGCTGGGCGTTGCCGCGGGCGCGATCGTGTTCAGCGCGGTCGATTACCTGATCGACGAGAAATGGGGCTCCGATTCGGGCGGCGGACTGCTCGCCGCGATCACGCTCGACGGTATTCCCGAAAACCTCGCGCTCGGCGTGGCGCTGATCGGCGCGGGCAGCCTGGAAGTCGCAGCGCTCGCGGGTTCCATCCTGCTGTCCAACCTGCCCGAGGCCGCCGGTGGCGCACGCCAGATGGCGCAGGGAGGCAAGTCTAAGGGCAAGATCCTGCTGCTCTGGGTCGCGACGGCCGCGCTCCTGTCGGCCGCGGCCATCGTCGGCAATCTGGCGCTCGAGGGCGTGGGCGAAGAAGTCCTTGCTCTCATCCGGTGCTTTGCCGCCGGCGCGGTGATAGCGAGCCTTGCAACCGAAGTGTTTCCGCAAGCCTACAAGGAAGATCACCACCTGGCCGGCATCGCCACTGCCCTCGGCGTGATCCTCGCGCTCGTCCTGGGATCGCTGGCAGGCGGTTGA
- a CDS encoding endonuclease III, which produces MLSAPQVEEVYRILAEVMPGRTNGAKGPKGQPDAFRSCLSCMLSAQSLDRNTAAATRNLFALARTPQAMLALDDETIAAAIKPCGLYNMKTRNIRAFCTALLERHSGVVPDTREGLMALPGIGRKCADIVLSFTFGQDVIAVDTHVHRVCNRIGLTDAKTADKTEQQLEERSPEWTLRDGHFWLIQFGKRVCKARSPRCPTCPVSHVCEYYAATQTAAAGQPSAPAGLR; this is translated from the coding sequence GTGCTGAGCGCGCCGCAGGTCGAGGAAGTCTACCGCATCCTGGCCGAGGTCATGCCGGGCCGCACGAATGGCGCGAAGGGCCCCAAGGGGCAGCCCGACGCCTTCCGTTCGTGCCTCTCCTGCATGCTCTCGGCCCAGTCGCTCGACCGGAACACGGCGGCTGCGACCCGGAACCTGTTCGCACTGGCACGCACTCCGCAAGCGATGCTGGCGCTGGACGACGAGACGATCGCGGCGGCGATCAAGCCTTGCGGGCTCTACAACATGAAGACGCGCAATATCCGCGCCTTTTGCACGGCCTTGCTGGAGCGGCACAGCGGGGTCGTCCCGGACACCCGTGAAGGGCTGATGGCACTGCCGGGCATTGGCCGGAAATGCGCGGACATCGTGCTGAGCTTCACCTTCGGCCAGGACGTGATCGCGGTCGACACGCATGTTCACCGCGTGTGCAACCGGATCGGCCTGACCGATGCGAAGACCGCTGACAAGACCGAGCAGCAGCTGGAGGAACGCTCGCCCGAATGGACGCTACGCGACGGGCATTTCTGGTTGATCCAGTTCGGCAAGCGCGTGTGCAAGGCGCGCAGCCCGCGCTGCCCGACCTGCCCGGTTTCCCATGTGTGCGAGTATTATGCGGCGACGCAAACCGCCGCAGCCGGTCAGCCTTCCGCGCCGGCTGGCTTGCGGTAG
- the guaA gene encoding glutamine-hydrolyzing GMP synthase — protein MDDVLLSDSASDTILIVDFGSQVTQLIARRVREAGVYSEIAPFTQAEEAFRRLRPKGIILSGSPAGVPEEGSPRAPEMLFEAGVPILGICYGQQVMSHQLGGEVRPGHEVGDGGEFGRAYLTVTQDCALFDGLWKVGERHQVWMSHGDTVTRFAPGFEIVAISDGAPFAVIADEKRKFYGTQFHPEVVHTPDGGKLLANFVHKVCGLAGDWTMAAYRETKKAEIRAQVGDGKVICGLSGGVDSSVAAILIHEALKDSGTDQLTCVFVDHGLLRLNEREQVETLFRDHYNIPLVVVDAEERFMSGLAGVTDPEKKRKFIGAEFINVFEEEAKKIGGADFLAQGTLYPDVIESVSFTGGPSVTIKSHHNVGGLPERMNMKLVEPLRELFKDEVRELGRELGLNDQFVGRHPFPGPGLAIRIPGEVTKERCDILRKADAIYLDEIRKAGLYDAIWQAFAVLLPVKTVGVMGDYRTYDSVCALRAVTSTDGMTADVYPFDAAFLTQCATRIVNEVQGVNRVVYDYTSKPPGTIEWE, from the coding sequence ATGGACGACGTGCTTCTTTCCGATTCCGCCAGTGACACGATCCTGATCGTCGATTTCGGCAGCCAGGTGACCCAGTTGATCGCCCGCCGCGTGCGCGAGGCTGGGGTCTATTCAGAAATCGCCCCGTTCACGCAGGCTGAGGAGGCATTCCGTCGCCTGCGGCCCAAGGGGATCATCCTGTCGGGATCGCCCGCCGGCGTGCCCGAAGAGGGAAGCCCGCGTGCGCCCGAAATGCTGTTCGAGGCCGGCGTGCCGATCCTGGGCATCTGCTACGGCCAGCAGGTGATGAGCCACCAGTTGGGCGGCGAGGTGCGGCCCGGTCACGAGGTCGGAGACGGCGGGGAGTTCGGCCGCGCCTATCTCACCGTCACTCAAGACTGTGCGCTGTTCGACGGTTTGTGGAAAGTGGGCGAGCGTCACCAGGTCTGGATGAGCCACGGTGATACGGTGACCCGCTTCGCGCCCGGCTTCGAGATCGTCGCCATATCCGATGGCGCGCCGTTCGCGGTCATCGCCGACGAGAAGCGCAAGTTCTACGGCACGCAGTTCCACCCGGAAGTCGTCCATACGCCCGACGGCGGCAAGTTGCTGGCCAATTTCGTGCACAAGGTCTGCGGTCTCGCCGGCGACTGGACGATGGCGGCCTATCGCGAAACCAAGAAGGCCGAGATCCGCGCCCAGGTCGGCGACGGCAAAGTCATCTGCGGCCTTTCGGGAGGCGTGGACAGCTCGGTCGCCGCGATCCTCATCCACGAGGCGCTGAAGGATTCGGGCACCGACCAGTTGACCTGCGTATTCGTCGACCACGGCCTGCTGCGCCTGAACGAGCGCGAGCAGGTCGAGACGCTGTTTCGCGATCACTACAACATCCCGCTCGTCGTGGTGGACGCCGAAGAACGTTTCATGAGCGGGCTGGCGGGCGTCACCGACCCCGAGAAGAAGCGCAAGTTCATCGGCGCGGAATTCATCAACGTGTTTGAGGAAGAGGCAAAGAAGATCGGCGGGGCCGACTTCCTCGCCCAGGGCACGCTTTATCCCGACGTGATCGAGAGCGTGTCCTTCACCGGCGGACCGTCGGTGACGATCAAGAGCCACCACAATGTCGGTGGCCTGCCCGAACGCATGAACATGAAACTGGTCGAACCCTTGCGCGAGCTGTTCAAGGACGAAGTCCGCGAACTGGGCCGCGAGCTGGGCCTCAACGACCAGTTCGTCGGACGGCACCCTTTTCCCGGCCCCGGTCTGGCGATCCGCATTCCCGGCGAGGTCACCAAGGAGCGCTGCGATATCCTCAGGAAAGCCGATGCGATCTATCTCGACGAGATCCGCAAGGCCGGGCTCTACGATGCGATCTGGCAGGCCTTTGCCGTGCTGCTGCCGGTCAAGACCGTGGGCGTGATGGGGGATTATCGCACCTACGACAGCGTTTGCGCCTTGCGCGCCGTGACCAGCACCGATGGCATGACCGCCGATGTCTATCCCTTCGATGCGGCCTTTCTGACCCAATGCGCCACTCGCATCGTCAACGAGGTGCAGGGCGTGAACCGCGTCGTCTACGATTACACGAGCAAACCGCCCGGCACGATCGAGTGGGAGTGA